In Limibacter armeniacum, a single window of DNA contains:
- a CDS encoding lysylphosphatidylglycerol synthase transmembrane domain-containing protein gives MENQQTRKWWTLPAKLALTVGALLLVFSKLDLTETKKLLLNANWGWLLLALLLFNISKISSAFRLKRYFDLTGITLNTKQNISLYYLGMFYNLFLPGGIGGDGYKVYFLYKRFGISRKKLLQGILLDRLNGLDVLLVLGLTFGSWAVFNSTEPLLQYAKWFFILGAVLGIPTFLLMVKLLFPAFQTENKPTLIWSFVVQGAQIICAICLLNALHIDTHYILYIALFLLSSVVAVIPFTFGGVGARELLFVYAATYTPIEENAAVLFSLMFFLITALSSFLGVFVKSESIR, from the coding sequence GTGGAGAATCAACAAACCAGAAAATGGTGGACGTTGCCAGCTAAACTGGCACTTACAGTTGGAGCGTTATTGTTGGTTTTCAGTAAACTTGACCTAACTGAAACCAAAAAGCTTTTATTAAATGCAAACTGGGGCTGGTTATTGCTAGCCCTACTCCTTTTCAATATATCCAAGATCAGCAGTGCTTTCAGGCTAAAGCGGTATTTTGATCTAACAGGTATTACCTTAAACACAAAGCAGAATATCAGCCTTTATTACTTGGGGATGTTTTACAACCTGTTCCTGCCGGGAGGTATAGGTGGTGATGGCTACAAAGTTTATTTCCTTTACAAACGATTTGGTATAAGCCGTAAGAAACTCCTGCAAGGCATACTATTGGACAGGCTCAACGGGTTGGATGTATTGTTAGTTTTAGGACTAACCTTTGGCAGTTGGGCAGTATTTAATAGTACAGAACCATTACTCCAATATGCTAAATGGTTTTTCATTTTAGGAGCAGTCTTAGGAATCCCTACCTTCCTGCTGATGGTAAAATTACTCTTCCCAGCCTTTCAAACAGAAAACAAACCAACATTGATCTGGTCATTTGTAGTGCAGGGAGCTCAAATTATATGTGCTATCTGCCTTCTGAATGCACTCCATATTGACACGCACTATATACTATATATTGCGCTGTTTTTACTTTCATCTGTTGTCGCAGTGATACCATTTACATTTGGAGGTGTTGGGGCTAGAGAGTTACTCTTTGTTTATGCTGCAACCTACACTCCTATTGAAGAAAACGCAGCAGTGCTTTTCAGTCTAATGTTTTTCCTGATTACGGCACTAAGTTCGTTTTTAGGGGTATTTGTCAAAAGTGAAAGTATTAGGTAA
- a CDS encoding glycosyltransferase family 2 protein — protein sequence MELSVVVALMNEEDNVIPLVKQIQESLNDFDYEIILVDDGSSDQTVERVKSISDKRVNLVVFTKNYGQTTALAAGIDYAKGKYIVTMDGDLQNDPSDIPMMLKKLKEENWDVVAGRRANRQDGALLRKLPSKLANAMIRRMTGVYLKDYGCTLRVFRSHIAKNLGLYGELHRYIPVLIQMQGGRTTEVDVKHHARIHGSSKYGLGRTTKVISDLFLMVFLQKYMQKPIHLFGLLGLLSFAVGGGINMYLLIVKLMGQDIWGRPLLILGVTLLLAGIQFLFFGVMAELLIRIYFESQNKKTYLVREHFRGGESTNQKMVDVAS from the coding sequence ATGGAACTTTCAGTAGTTGTAGCTTTAATGAATGAGGAAGACAATGTAATTCCATTGGTTAAACAGATACAAGAATCGCTGAACGATTTTGACTATGAAATTATATTAGTAGATGATGGCTCCTCAGACCAGACCGTTGAGCGAGTCAAATCAATTTCAGACAAGCGTGTCAATCTAGTCGTTTTCACCAAGAATTATGGACAAACCACAGCCCTTGCGGCTGGTATTGATTACGCCAAAGGAAAATATATCGTCACAATGGATGGTGACCTTCAAAACGACCCATCTGATATTCCAATGATGCTTAAAAAGCTCAAAGAAGAAAATTGGGATGTTGTGGCGGGCAGAAGGGCTAACCGTCAGGATGGAGCGCTTTTAAGAAAGTTACCTAGCAAGCTGGCCAATGCCATGATCAGGAGAATGACAGGAGTATACCTAAAAGATTATGGCTGCACCTTAAGGGTATTCCGTTCACATATTGCCAAAAATCTTGGACTATATGGAGAGTTACACCGCTATATTCCTGTGCTGATTCAAATGCAGGGAGGACGCACCACTGAAGTGGACGTTAAACACCATGCCCGTATTCATGGTTCATCCAAATATGGCTTAGGCAGAACCACCAAAGTAATCAGTGACCTGTTCCTGATGGTATTTCTCCAAAAGTACATGCAAAAACCAATTCACCTTTTTGGTTTACTTGGATTGCTTAGCTTTGCTGTGGGTGGAGGCATTAACATGTACCTACTGATTGTAAAACTGATGGGACAAGACATTTGGGGTAGACCATTGCTAATCCTTGGTGTCACACTTTTGTTGGCAGGTATCCAATTCCTGTTTTTTGGTGTAATGGCAGAACTTTTAATCCGTATTTATTTTGAATCCCAAAACAAGAAAACCTATCTCGTCCGAGAACATTTCAGAGGTGGAGAATCAACAAACCAGAAAATGGTGGACGTTGCCAGCTAA
- a CDS encoding NAD-dependent epimerase, with amino-acid sequence MRVLVTGAAGFIGFYLCKKLLALGFKVYGIDNVNNYYDPQLKYDRLARLGIQQQEAKMFGKHCISKHLGSNMQFMRMNLEDRQAIAELFEKEKFDYVCHLGAQAGVRYSLENPHTYVDSNIVGFLNVLEECRHHQVKHFVYASSSSVYGMNDEMPFSTDQGVDHPVSLYAATKRSNELMAHTYSHLYNLPTTGLRFFTVYGPWGRPDMAIFLFTKAIVEGKSIKVFNNGNMERDFTYVDDIVDGVIKAMHNIPAKEVKEVGSPAASSAPFRLYNIGNNKPVKLMDFVDAIEKSLGVKAIKEMLPIQAGDVEKTWADVTDLMEETGYQPSTDIIKGVKSFTDWYLSYYSVREVATYVR; translated from the coding sequence ATGAGAGTACTTGTTACTGGAGCGGCTGGGTTTATTGGGTTTTACCTTTGTAAAAAGCTGCTCGCACTGGGATTCAAAGTCTATGGTATTGACAATGTCAACAACTACTATGATCCACAGCTGAAATACGACAGGCTTGCTAGACTGGGTATTCAGCAGCAGGAGGCAAAGATGTTTGGCAAGCACTGTATCAGTAAGCACCTTGGTAGCAATATGCAATTTATGCGTATGAATCTGGAAGACAGGCAAGCCATTGCAGAGTTATTTGAGAAGGAAAAGTTTGACTATGTATGTCACTTAGGCGCTCAGGCAGGGGTGCGGTATAGCTTGGAAAACCCTCATACATATGTGGATAGCAATATTGTTGGCTTCCTAAATGTGTTGGAGGAGTGTAGGCATCATCAAGTTAAGCATTTTGTCTATGCAAGTAGTTCCAGTGTATATGGGATGAATGATGAAATGCCTTTCTCTACTGATCAAGGGGTAGATCATCCGGTTAGCCTCTATGCCGCAACTAAAAGGAGCAATGAATTAATGGCACATACTTATAGCCACCTTTATAATCTACCAACTACAGGACTTCGTTTCTTTACAGTTTATGGTCCTTGGGGTAGACCAGATATGGCGATTTTCCTATTTACAAAGGCTATTGTAGAAGGTAAATCCATTAAGGTGTTCAATAACGGTAATATGGAAAGGGATTTTACTTATGTGGATGATATTGTAGATGGCGTAATCAAAGCGATGCATAATATACCTGCAAAAGAAGTAAAGGAGGTAGGTAGCCCAGCTGCATCCTCAGCGCCATTTAGACTTTATAATATTGGGAATAACAAACCTGTCAAGCTAATGGATTTTGTGGATGCCATTGAAAAATCATTGGGTGTAAAAGCCATTAAAGAAATGCTTCCAATTCAAGCTGGGGATGTGGAAAAAACATGGGCGGATGTTACTGATTTGATGGAAGAGACAGGTTACCAACCTTCTACAGATATAATAAAAGGCGTTAAATCTTTTACAGACTGGTACCTTTCCTATTATAGTGTTAGGGAAGTAGCAACTTATGTTAGGTGA
- a CDS encoding ArnT family glycosyltransferase — protein MRIHKSYIIFLLSVLVFFANSWGYSIFILDEAKNAECAREMLEQGNWFLPTFNYELRTDKPPLHYYFMMLSYSVFGATAFAARFFSSVMGILTVLSTYFFTKKFLGDGVAFFAALVFLASIQMSVQFHLAVPDPYLIFFTNLGIFSFLMGLEKRETKYLYLMYVSISLAVLAKGPVAVALPGLTFLLYLVLTRQLKWEVIKWLKIPQGVLLTILIVFPVYLKLGLDSDWEWLKGFFLEHNVGRFTSTMEGHGGNVLYIPIVMLAGLLPFSLFFPQALRKAWEFRNEPLLMLAIIDVTVFAVFFTVSRTKLPTYPEPCYPFAAIILGYFVHHWTQQSFKKQWVSVGIFVFLGIAMPLGGFIGLSLDPNFAYMKWDALVFLPVTFGSAFALVLVKRGKLKKAAYAMAAGFIVLGMGAHYIVFPSIDQNNPVTKSKALALDDTELAFYGYLIPANVFAEQRKIPKLHSINEVKQFLKKPNSRLISEKRSIEELKKIDGLQIYFEHKDLFENKTMYIVGF, from the coding sequence ATGCGTATTCACAAGTCATACATCATTTTTTTACTGAGCGTGTTGGTGTTCTTCGCCAATAGCTGGGGATATTCAATTTTCATCTTGGATGAAGCCAAGAATGCCGAATGCGCCAGAGAGATGCTTGAGCAAGGAAACTGGTTTTTGCCAACCTTCAATTATGAGTTGAGAACCGATAAGCCACCTTTGCATTATTACTTTATGATGTTGTCATACAGTGTATTTGGGGCGACGGCATTTGCAGCTCGTTTCTTTTCGTCAGTTATGGGAATACTGACTGTACTTTCGACCTATTTCTTTACCAAAAAGTTTTTGGGTGATGGTGTGGCGTTTTTTGCTGCACTGGTGTTTTTAGCTTCTATTCAAATGTCGGTACAGTTTCACTTAGCAGTACCTGATCCATACCTGATATTTTTTACCAACCTTGGTATTTTTTCATTTCTGATGGGATTGGAAAAGCGAGAGACCAAGTACCTGTATTTGATGTATGTCAGTATATCCTTGGCGGTCTTGGCAAAAGGTCCAGTTGCAGTTGCCTTGCCTGGGCTTACATTCCTGCTGTATTTAGTACTAACTAGACAGTTGAAATGGGAAGTGATTAAATGGCTGAAAATACCGCAAGGCGTATTGCTGACTATCTTGATTGTGTTTCCTGTTTACCTGAAGCTTGGTCTGGATTCCGATTGGGAGTGGCTGAAGGGTTTCTTTCTGGAGCATAATGTTGGTCGATTCACTTCCACTATGGAAGGGCATGGCGGAAATGTATTATATATTCCAATTGTAATGTTGGCAGGGCTGTTACCATTTTCCCTGTTTTTTCCTCAGGCATTGCGAAAGGCTTGGGAGTTTAGAAATGAACCATTATTGATGCTTGCCATTATTGATGTTACAGTCTTTGCTGTTTTCTTTACCGTTTCAAGGACAAAACTTCCTACTTATCCCGAACCATGTTATCCATTTGCTGCAATTATATTAGGGTATTTTGTGCATCATTGGACTCAGCAGTCTTTTAAAAAGCAGTGGGTCTCTGTAGGTATTTTTGTTTTTTTAGGAATTGCGATGCCTTTGGGTGGATTTATTGGGTTGTCACTGGATCCTAACTTTGCATATATGAAATGGGACGCCTTGGTTTTTCTGCCAGTCACTTTCGGAAGTGCCTTTGCTTTGGTCTTGGTAAAGCGGGGTAAGTTAAAAAAAGCAGCCTATGCGATGGCTGCGGGTTTTATAGTATTGGGAATGGGGGCGCACTATATTGTATTTCCATCCATTGACCAAAATAACCCTGTAACGAAAAGCAAAGCACTTGCATTGGATGATACAGAACTGGCTTTTTATGGCTATCTGATTCCTGCCAATGTTTTTGCCGAACAACGGAAAATTCCAAAGCTTCACTCTATCAATGAGGTAAAGCAATTTCTTAAAAAGCCGAACAGTAGACTGATTTCTGAAAAACGGAGTATTGAGGAGTTGAAAAAGATTGATGGCTTGCAAATTTACTTTGAGCATAAGGATTTGTTCGAGAATAAAACAATGTACATAGTAGGTTTTTAG
- the polA gene encoding DNA polymerase I, with protein MPSKKLFLLDGMALIFRAHFALIKNPRVNSKGVNTSAPMGFTNSLLEILKKEKPTHIAVAFDTSAPTFRHEEYTEYKANRQETPEDISVAIPIVKEIVKAFNIPILEMNGYEADDIIGTLAKQAARKDFEVFMMTPDKDYAQLVEDHIFLYKPATRGNDIDILGIPEVLAKFDLDNVDQVIDLLGLMGDAVDNIPGIPGVGPKTAVKLLKEYGTVENLLDNADKLKGKQKEKVMENKEQALMSKRLATIKIDVPIAFDETALHYDTYNEAELRKIFDELEFRTLSKRIFGDDGSQTAAKQGPTTTGQMSLFGNTPTTQATTATTVEVEPEEEIPTEIGTIHDTLHDYQLIDTPELRKELIHFLSLQDEFCFDTETSSLSAIESELVGMSFAYRPHEAYYVPIPEDQEAAKAIVSEFKEVFENEKVGKIAQNLKYDMMVMRNYGIEINGPLFDTMLAHYLLHPEQRHGMDHLSTVYLNYEPVSIETLIGKKGKNQLSMREVPVENAAEYAAEDADITLQLKQVFAPMLDKEPKLKKLLEEIEIPLVKVLAEVEMNGVKIDTENLANSSKELEVTIAALEKSIYEAAGEEFNVGSPKQLGEILFGKLKLVEKPKKTKSGQYATGEEILINLANDHQIVSDILEFRQLQKLKSTYVDALPKMISKKDGLIHTSYNQAVTATGRLSSTDPNLQNIPIRTEKGREIRKAFVPRNKDFTILAADYSQVELRIMAAFSEDAHMVDAFKQGKDIHTATAAKVFKVTESEVDSDMRRKAKTANFGIIYGVSAFGLSQQLNIPRKEAGELIDKYFEEFPSVKAYMDNAINKARDDEFAETIMGRRRYLRDINSRNFTVRGMAERNAINAPIQGSAADIIKKAMIDIQQWIEENNLKSKMIMQVHDELVFDAHNDELELLQQKVKELMENAYQMAVPLEVEVGIGQNWLEAH; from the coding sequence ATGCCTTCAAAAAAACTGTTCTTGCTGGATGGAATGGCGCTGATTTTCAGAGCGCACTTTGCCCTGATCAAAAACCCTAGGGTCAATTCCAAAGGAGTCAATACAAGTGCCCCAATGGGCTTTACCAATTCCCTGCTTGAAATCCTTAAAAAGGAAAAACCTACCCACATTGCGGTAGCCTTTGATACAAGTGCTCCAACTTTCAGACATGAGGAGTATACGGAGTACAAAGCCAACAGACAGGAAACCCCTGAAGATATTAGTGTGGCTATTCCGATCGTAAAGGAGATTGTCAAGGCATTCAACATTCCAATCCTTGAGATGAATGGCTATGAGGCGGATGACATCATTGGAACATTGGCTAAGCAAGCAGCAAGAAAAGATTTTGAGGTGTTTATGATGACACCGGATAAGGACTACGCCCAATTGGTGGAAGACCATATATTCCTTTACAAGCCTGCAACTAGAGGTAATGACATCGATATCTTGGGTATTCCTGAGGTACTTGCCAAGTTTGACTTGGACAACGTAGATCAGGTAATTGATTTACTTGGTTTGATGGGTGATGCTGTGGATAATATCCCAGGCATACCTGGTGTTGGTCCAAAAACAGCGGTTAAGTTGCTGAAGGAATACGGCACTGTCGAAAACCTTTTGGACAATGCCGATAAGCTGAAAGGCAAGCAGAAGGAAAAAGTAATGGAAAACAAGGAGCAGGCTTTGATGTCCAAAAGACTGGCTACTATCAAGATCGATGTTCCTATCGCATTTGATGAAACAGCTCTCCATTATGACACCTACAATGAAGCTGAACTTCGCAAAATTTTTGACGAACTGGAATTCCGCACCCTTTCCAAAAGAATTTTCGGAGATGATGGTAGCCAAACTGCTGCCAAACAAGGTCCTACGACTACAGGTCAGATGAGCCTTTTTGGTAACACACCGACAACACAAGCTACTACAGCTACCACTGTTGAAGTGGAGCCTGAAGAAGAAATTCCTACTGAAATTGGTACTATCCACGATACACTTCACGACTATCAGCTAATTGACACGCCTGAGCTTCGCAAGGAACTCATTCATTTCCTGTCTTTACAAGACGAATTCTGTTTCGATACAGAGACTTCTTCTTTGTCTGCCATAGAATCTGAACTGGTAGGGATGTCATTTGCATACCGTCCTCATGAAGCATACTATGTACCAATTCCTGAGGATCAGGAAGCTGCCAAAGCCATAGTCAGTGAGTTCAAGGAGGTATTTGAAAATGAGAAAGTAGGTAAGATTGCCCAAAACCTGAAATACGATATGATGGTGATGCGCAACTATGGTATTGAGATCAACGGACCTCTATTCGATACCATGCTAGCTCATTACCTACTTCACCCTGAGCAACGTCATGGCATGGATCACCTTTCGACTGTTTACCTGAATTACGAACCGGTTTCAATCGAAACGCTGATTGGGAAAAAAGGTAAAAACCAGTTAAGCATGCGTGAAGTTCCTGTTGAAAATGCAGCTGAGTATGCTGCTGAAGATGCAGACATTACATTGCAATTGAAGCAGGTTTTTGCACCAATGTTGGACAAGGAACCAAAACTGAAGAAACTGTTAGAGGAAATAGAAATTCCTTTGGTAAAGGTACTGGCTGAAGTCGAGATGAACGGTGTCAAGATTGACACTGAAAACTTGGCTAACTCATCCAAGGAACTTGAAGTAACCATTGCTGCTTTAGAAAAGTCAATTTACGAAGCGGCAGGTGAAGAGTTTAATGTAGGTTCTCCAAAACAGTTGGGTGAAATCCTGTTTGGAAAACTGAAACTGGTAGAGAAACCTAAGAAAACAAAGTCAGGGCAATATGCTACTGGTGAAGAAATCCTGATCAACCTTGCCAACGATCATCAGATTGTTTCAGATATTTTGGAGTTCCGTCAGTTACAGAAACTGAAGTCTACTTATGTAGATGCCCTTCCTAAAATGATCAGCAAGAAAGATGGACTTATCCATACATCTTACAATCAGGCAGTAACTGCTACAGGTCGTTTGAGCAGTACTGATCCAAACCTTCAGAATATTCCGATCAGAACGGAGAAAGGTCGTGAGATCAGAAAGGCATTTGTTCCAAGAAATAAGGATTTCACCATTCTTGCAGCCGATTACTCTCAAGTGGAGTTGCGCATTATGGCAGCATTCAGTGAGGATGCTCATATGGTTGACGCATTCAAACAGGGTAAAGACATTCACACCGCTACAGCTGCCAAGGTATTCAAGGTAACTGAATCAGAAGTGGACAGCGACATGCGTCGAAAAGCCAAGACTGCCAACTTCGGTATTATCTACGGTGTCTCTGCATTTGGTCTGTCTCAGCAATTGAATATCCCAAGGAAAGAAGCAGGCGAACTGATCGACAAGTACTTTGAAGAATTCCCTTCAGTAAAAGCCTATATGGACAATGCGATCAACAAGGCGCGTGACGATGAATTTGCAGAAACCATTATGGGACGACGCCGTTACCTACGTGATATCAACTCACGTAACTTTACGGTAAGAGGTATGGCAGAACGAAATGCCATCAACGCCCCTATCCAAGGTTCAGCAGCGGACATCATCAAAAAAGCCATGATCGACATCCAGCAGTGGATTGAGGAGAATAACCTTAAATCAAAGATGATTATGCAGGTGCATGATGAATTGGTTTTCGATGCTCACAACGATGAGCTTGAATTACTGCAACAAAAAGTGAAAGAACTGATGGAGAACGCCTATCAAATGGCGGTTCCATTGGAAGTTGAGGTAGGTATTGGCCAAAACTGGCTGGAAGCTCATTAA